CTTCTTCCATTACGTTTTACCTCACCAACCGAAGTCAAGGAAATAGTTTGGAACAAGGAAAGTCAAGTAAAGTGCCTTCCCTAGCGTTACATTGTCCTCAGCATGTCATgactcgaacccaggacctctggtgtTGGTTGATACGCTTGTACGCCACATACACGGCCCCACAATCGATAAGATACAACCCAATGTAAGCCTGAGCGCCTTTTGTACAACGTTAACACGTTGACACAGTCCTGTTTTTCCCATCACACCTTCCTCAGGTCACCCATGGATGTCAGGACCTGGTTCCCACAGCCGGACGGCGCCAAGATTAACTTCTGcgttgccatagtgatgaaGAACGTCTGGGGAACTGACCAGTGGTACGACGTGGCCTGCGATGATCGAGCCACACGGTCCTTCATCTGCAAGCGGGCGGCCAGAAGAGTGACCCGTCCGGGAGACAATGGCTGAATAAATTTATCTATTgatttatttgaattcatcagAAAGAGTAACGGGGAGAGCAAATAAAAGTACGGACGTACCTTTGCAAGTTGCCCTCCAGCACATAAAAACACTACAACATCAACTGTACAATAATGGTATCCTATCAGCATATATCaacatatcaaaatatacaGTGCATGTAAAATAGCAAGGCATAACCAGGATATATATGATAACGTTATTAACGTGCCAAGAAGTTAGTGCCGCCTTGAGGCTACACACGAACTGCACCCACAAGAGGTGGTCCAAGTACAAGGAAGATCAGGCAGAAAGCGGGTGTTGAATCTATTGTAAGTGTTTAAAAGCTGTTAAATTGGTACGATGTGCTGCTCACTCTCCAACAcgcctttctcacgcggcggccatgatagattaaaaaaaaaacgaggaaaatgaggcaaacaaaaccTATTCTTagaatcagctcccatttagttttctcCAAAGGCtctcaaattttcacaatataagatcaaatgataaatattgtaactagtgttatgcacggAAAGATTTAGAGTAGCGTACACTGATCCCGTATTACCTTAAgtgatgcaaaataaaataaaaacataataatacagatatttgacggacattctcttattggtcaattctCTAattgctatcattggttgagctGCTAATTATGTTGAACaatcttttgtttgccacattagCCTCGGTTTCGATCGATCATGTCTGCCGCGTGAAAAAGGTATATCGTCTTGACGCAACTTAGTCCAGATAGGTACGAGATGGGAAACTTGCCCCTTTTCCATACTGTGTCGTGGCCTTTCTAGGCTCAGAAACAGAGCACCACTGAGTATACATAGAAACACTGCAGTGGGTATATTTGGAATTGCAGAGtcacaacacatacacacacacacacacacacacacacacacagacacacacatacacacatacacacacacacacacacacacacacacacacacacacacacacacacacacatacacatgcagaGAGAAAGGGGACAATGTGCAAGGAAAGATTTTTTACAAAGTCAAAGTGTATCACATAACGATTGTATGAATTTATGGCAAATAACACATTttactaacaactacaaactatttGAACAAGTGCACTAATCTAACATCATTACTCAGTTATGCAAGTATTCTTTTGCAAGACCAAAGTGATCTATTTAACCCAtattaatgtaaaagtgaaGAACCAATAGCACATGTCAAAGACAATCTAAGCAATATTATGGCGttgaaaaaatagaaataatctggataaggcaatctgtctGAAATTCGTGtctactgcactatatttctacatttacatcattattttatactttgagcggttaaaaacggcgctctaggattccctaaatagtataacccacaaaaattaggcCTTGATCCGGCGATCAACCATTTACTCAGTCGACAATGTTCGGTAAGTTCCGGTCGCACACAGAAAGTAAACAGTAAACCACGTGACTAACTCATCGGACCGGGTCGGGGGAAGTCGGGAGAAGTCGGAGAGTGTTCGGGACATTCAAACATGGCTGATCCAAATAGCGACAATGAAGCGCCCTAAGCTGAATTAACAGCGTCCTTGCGCCCCTGTTGCATCCTAGGTTGTCATCTATCCTacaagcgcttctaggatagaagcgcttttaggatagaccggcatccaaaatgtgcttctatcctaaaagcgcttctgggatatccttcggaggccggcaatcagaaaacgtcagcaatcagcgaccgagtaaaaatagaaatggccagcaaaagtgtattatgagccaaaaaagtccccagaaagcctgctatggaggctagctagggagcccaaacttgcAGCAATCACTCTccgctttaagggctccctaccgctcaaaaatcacgaccgcagcatgtccagaacgtgagatatcaagcatggaggttccgctgcagtaccttagcaagccgctagggggcctattatcgaactcccccttcgttctCCGGACCCCTatccacccaccaaatatcagctgcatccgtcgcagtcttctcgagttatgctgttcacaaacagggggaaaacacacaaccggaccgaaagtataaccttagccattctggcaaaggtaattagaaGACCTTGTAGGAGTAGTAatgcagcgccacctatctgTTGTCAAAGACACTGCAAAGATCATAGGGTACAAGCGTTGCTTCTTTCAAAACTTAAAACCGCCGTAGAAACAGACCACTTTTGTGTACAAGCTGCATCATAACAGACTGTATAAGGTTTGATACACTCAAACTGAATGGCCCACTTCAATTTGATTAGTGTGACATGTTTTGTACTAATAATAACTTTGTTATTAATTGCAAAGTAAAACATAATGTGCTTAAAGGGTGTTAAATAATAAActgcagaagggagtgttattttccaatggaCCATGTACCGGTTTTATTGTTTAGTATGTTTGCGAAGATTAATCATCCAggatacattgaaattgaagaAGAAATCATCTATACTTTTGGATAATTGTCAAATTTTAATAGATGTTTCGAACAGTGCCCACcgttcttcatcagtgaacataagaattattcctggTTCTGGAAAATGTTCAATTCAAAACGTCTATTAAAATTGAACAATTATCCAGAAGTATAGATTGATTCTTCTTCAATTTAATTGTTTTGTATACTATGTTTGGTGTGGTCAGTCAAGACAATTTTCTCTCAAAGATTGTTTTATTTCCATTCACAATAATACAGTACTACTAAAAGATATCATTAAGTATACGGCAGCAAAGAGAATAAACATTTAACTAAAAGAATGGGGTATTCAAAAATGACAAgatgtcatttactttgttgGTAATGCAGTTTATACAAATATACCCATCTTGTTGTCGGCGTTTCATATGTTTATAACACAAGTAAATACAGTGACACAAGATCTAAGATTGGAGGAGAGAAGGTATTCCAGCCATTTCTTTAGAGCAACTGTGAAATTTACAAACATATACTAAAAGACTTAAGAGTGATCAATTTTATACAATTAACATTTAGACAAAAATTCAAGACAAAACAACTTTAATGTGGAATGATTATGAATACAATAAGTGTGCCAGAGGGGGTCACAAGTCTTCGCGAGCCTCCGTTGCCTCGGGTTGGGTTCCTTCCGATTCGGTGTTTTCTGGTTCTGTACCCTCGGTCTCGGTTGTTTCAGCTTCTGTTGTTTCTGCTTCCGCTCTTTCTGCCGCTGGTTTTGTCACTTGTTTCTCAGATGCCGGTTCAGAACATAGCTCTGAAATAGAAATCACATCTTTAAAACAGATGACAAAACACattaattttcaacaacagcaaaaactaCCCCACACAGATGGTAGTGACCCTCCTCTTCCCTTTGAATCATCCCCTTATCAATCACAGCCACATGTCTCACCCTCAAATAAGGGACCATTCACTGGGAATGGCTATAACCAGTTGTCCATGGACTATGCCACACTACTTTTAGGAAAGGGGTGTCAGACTGTTATGCTGAAGTTcctgaaaatactgctaggTTGCCGGGCCCAAAACACAATGTTTCTTCATAACTCCAATAgctatcagggctcgaaataccacctgcatatgcaggttagtgcaggtaaaattggagctgtgcaggtatttctggtgtctagcTGCACCtgacctgcactggtccatgtacttgACATAAATGTCAGAcgatgtaagtgtatgtggattgttattagctgcagtGACTGTTATCGCATTTAAATTACGAAAGAAATATagcaaatggttcctgaacaattctagtatgatccatacttcctaaattcagagtggggcaggtagaatttgtctggtgcaggtcatTTTCAACGTTACCTGCACAAGTGTAGGTATACAGAAAGGGTATTTCGAGCTCTGGCTATACTCACATATCAAGATTAACAGAAATTCACCAAAAAGATCATGGGTTATAACTGCAAAACACACCtacacaaccaaaaacagtaccttcATTGAAGGTGAAACTTCTTCAAAGAGGTTACAAATAAAGGGAGGGAATTTTCTACCTGCTGTTTCCATGCAGAGACTGTTCTGTAGCTCATGTAGCTTTGGTCCTTCTTTGGAGAACAGCTTCACCATGTCATCCTCAAAGTCTTCAATAATGGACTCACACTGAAGAAGAAAGGTACTGTTAAAGTTATACTTTTCTGATTCAGTATTCAACATGTGATGTGGCATTTGTTCAAAAGGGACATACCAGAAAAGGGAACATATTTTATCTGCATCACATCAGGTTCTACTGTAGTCTCATGGGCTTCCATTGAATACTTTGAATGCAATTCATAATGGATTGAGTCATTGCAATTGGCGTGTTCAAGGGCACCTCAAACTGAGTCAAAGGATAACGAATATGTCAAACATAGTGTTTTATTATACTTATGTATGGCATAACCACCCCttgtatattgatattattGAAAGACCCGAAGACAAGGCAAATGCCCTCAACAACTTTTTCATACAACAGACTGACCTAAATGACAGGAACGACTCCCCTCCCACCTTCCAACCAACGACAATCCCTGAAACAACACTAAGCAATCTTCAACTGACTGTAGACGAAGTGCGACAGCAACTGAAAACGCTAAAGGTGGGCAAGTCCTGCGGTCCAGACAACATCACTCCAAACCTTCTCCGACAGGTAGCTGACACCATATGTGCACCCCTCACCCGGCTATTCAACACATCACTCAGCCTTGGTCAAGTTCCTTCTGGTTGGAAAGAGGCCAATGTAACCCCCATCCACAAATCCGGCAGTCGTCATCTCACCAACAACTACAGGCCGATTTCCCTGCTCAACACCGTTCCGAAAGTGCTAGAGTCACTAGTCAACAAACATCTAATTAAACAAATCAATCCAGTATTGTCCCACCACCAGAGCGGATTCAGAGCCCACGACAACACCACACTCCAACTAGCCCGGCTCGTAGAGGAATGGACCCGAGCTATGGACAGAGGGGAAGTTGTTGGTTGCGTGTTTCTGGACCTGCGTAAAGCATTCGATAAAGTGTGGCACCAAGGGCTCTTGACCAAAATCCGAGCACATGGACTACGTGGATCCATGCTGAACTGGTTCCACAGCTACTTATCGAACAGACGTCAAAGAGTAGTCATCCAGGGCGGAACATCCGAATGGAAATCTCCTCTCGCGGGTGTCCCACAAGGTTCCGTACTAGGTCCCACCCTCTTCATCCTCTACATCAACGATCTACCCACCTGCTGCACACAGTCTGACGCAAACCTGTTCGCCGATGACACATCACTCTCAACCAGCAACCGATCCGTCCAACATGTAGTCAACTCACTCAACACGGACCTACGGTCCGTATCCAACTGGCTAACAAACTGGAAGCTAGAAGCCAATGAGGACAAATGCAAGGTGATGTTCATCACAACCCGCACTCTCCCTAGACCCCCTGCTCCAGTCATACTAGGCGGTAGTACACTACAAGTTGTTACTAGCTACAAGCATCTTGGTGTCACCCTGACAAACACACTTTCCTGGTCTAAACACATTGAAACAACCTCCACTAAGTCAAGAAGATCTGCTGGCCTACTGTGTGCACTGAGAAAGAAGGTACCAAAGGATATCCTGCTCAGACTGTACAAAACCATCACCAGACCTGGTCTGGAGTACGCCGACGTCGTTTGGGCTGGACTCACCAAGCGCGACGAAACAAAACTGGAATCAATTCAATACCAAACTGCCAAACTGATCAGCGGACAACATGGACTCCCGTACCCGTCATACCAATCTCTGTACACCCAGCTATCCCTTCCATCACTGCAGTTCCGACGACAATTCCACACCGCTGTCACCCTGTACAAGCTCCTCAAAGGTCACTGCCCTCCACACCTTCAAACCCTGATACCCAGAACCCGTGCGTCTGCTACTGAGTCACgttactccctcaggaacagcgaccacctgacatctgaactcactaagtccaccagaggccagaaaacattcatctacagagcaacagcactctggaacactctccctactgctactcgcacagccacctccactgcttctttcaaaagaaaactgtgggaatACCTAGGCAACCCTTACGCATGGTAAattagtcatacacgtgtatatacagaccctgacctctcattgcaaatattgttgtcgatgatatgatgttatatgctccattttagatgatatgtaagttatcctacaccatgtatatacaaatgttctttcttttttaatttgtattgtttatgtgtttgtcagcagggctagccctttgtaatagccataggctagttgggcagccctggctgtgtgtacggtgcagccaaaccaataaataaaaaataaataaccACCCCTCAGCAAAACAAATCAGCTTTAGAAGCTGAACCTAGGAAGAAATGAAAACCACTGTCCAGAACCTACAAATCTGGGAGTaagtttgttttcattcaaaATGGACTAGCCAGTATCTGTTCCtccatcctttgacggaattttgatGCTGGGGACAGAGAAAAATTCTACTCATGGGCAAtgcattccgtcctctgtgtcAGACAAAATTAGTATGTAAACTAAAGACATTGATTAAACCAAGCTAGGTCTACGTGCAAAACTTGCCCcccaaaatagaagaaattttttttcagaggatctaggtttcaaaattttcctgggggagcatgcccTGGACCCCTAGGATTGTTGcacctttgacaggatttccaatCAAAATCCAGAGGACGGAAAAAACTGGCTAGAACACCGAAATGGACACTTACTGCAAACCTGAGTGCCTTGCTGATATCCTGGTTCATAGAGATGTTGGAGAGGGAGAGAGTTTCTCCATTTCTGGAGCTGGTCCTGACATAGCTCTTCTTCTGGGTGTCTGGGTCTGTGCTCTGTGCATACTGGTTCATCTTCTCACAAACTGTCTCAACAAGCTCGGTTAGGTAAACCTCCGATCGGGCATATGGGATCTGGAAAAGTCATACATATGTTGTGTTGGTCATTTCATCTGAAGTTTTGCATAGACTATAAATGTGCTATGATTATGGTTTAAATGCAAATTTGTGTACACTGTACTgttaatacatttaagtttgtaGTGATTTAATTTACTTAAATATCACTAGtagatatacatatactacagaATGTATATTGTGTCATTTGATGTCATTGCGAGTTGAAAATTTtaactttttggcatatcaatCCATGTGTATCATTATGGTGCTTTTAGCTATGGCAAATCAATTAAGGTGCATTCTTGTGATAGTCatcattttatgtcatacctggtctgCGATAATGTTCGATACAAATGTTCTGGACCGGTCTGTATTTTATGGTATCCAATGGCCTTCTACTTGCATTCCATAGGCTTCCATAGAATAATTGAAACACGCTTTGCATGCAACATGTGTGCCACcgccattgaaaatttgaacatTGGAATTGGTGTTCTGACACCAAAGTTCTCAGATTATAAACTTGCATTTCACTTTGCAGTACATGTGCTTTCTCTGGGTCGTacaagatacagtcaaacctgtattaggggccacctctacagaggggccacctgtccatagtggccactttatgtcggtcccttgggtattttatctacaagttgccacctctatacagaggccacctgtctatagtagccacatttgtccggtcccttgagtggccactatactagtagacaggtttgactgtacatatacAACATGACACAAGAATACAATACAAGATGTTTTGAAATCGAATCAACCGCACCTACTGTAGCCTCAGATAGCCATCCAGGCTTTGCATGATCCTACTGTTGGACTGGTTACCCggaccttgggtgatacggaatacaccgtgttgcatTCTCGATTTATGTATTCACTTAAAGGtattcaataaacaaataaaacaaaaccaaAACTGACCTCCCATGTTTTCTGGTTGCCTTTTGGATCCACCCTGAAACTCCCGACCTGGATGGTTTTCCTGGGGTCGATCTGTCTGATAGCATAGTCTATCTCATCTACTAGGACATGGCAAGCTGCATATGGGGAAAATAACACATTTATATTACTCAAACATATGAAAAGTTTTGCAAGTTTCTTGTTTTACTTCTGAAAGCATTTCCTACTAAGGTTTATCTTTTTAAATCTCTATGCTGTCTTTCTCAAAGTACTAGTTAGTAAGTAGTATCGATGAGACATCCTGCATTTGGGCCAATGGTATACTTTCTGCTATGTGTGTTGGGCAAATCTCTGGGTCCCTTCATTTTCTGCAACATTTCAGTTACCTTACTGGAACCTTTCACTGAGAttagaacgcatgtgcggcaacAGGAGTTCTAGGTAATTTGTCGAAGGTAAAGTCCCCGTAAAAGATTATCAAGACCAATCTGGACAATGCTATTCAAATCAAAACACCGGGACTTTACTTTGAGTGAAAGTTTGACACGtttagaattcctgtcgccgcacatgcgttctgatctctgtgagagggATCATTGTAGAAATGTGGACATGCACCACTACAACTACAAGCAACCAAGCACACCAACTGATTACAATACCACCCTTTTTATTCGGGGTAAATGAAAGCTGCATCTTTTCACAATTCGGACAAAATATTGGGAAAAGTGTGCATCCAAAGATTTGAGTGACATCTGCTGTCATCTGACCTGTATGTCTGACTAATAagcccatttttttttttacctatacGAATGTACAATATGTTTTGTTTACACCAAGAGGGTCTAAATAATGTGTCAAAAAATCTGCTAGCGCTAgccttgtacatatatgtagttgcaaagcttgttttatcacgttcaaaaacatcagaaataccaAATATTTCTTAGAAAATGCTAAAACTTAGAAAGTGGTTAT
Above is a genomic segment from Branchiostoma floridae strain S238N-H82 chromosome 16, Bfl_VNyyK, whole genome shotgun sequence containing:
- the LOC118403231 gene encoding protein canopy homolog 2-like, with translation MLMNFGEVLTVLALFWVFCSAKRDAELYCGACHVLVDEIDYAIRQIDPRKTIQVGSFRVDPKGNQKTWEIPYARSEVYLTELVETVCEKMNQYAQSTDPDTQKKSYVRTSSRNGETLSLSNISMNQDISKALRFACESIIEDFEDDMVKLFSKEGPKLHELQNSLCMETAELCSEPASEKQVTKPAAERAEAETTEAETTETEGTEPENTESEGTQPEATEAREDL